The DNA sequence ACTTCGATACCAGGAGCGGATgcattttccttccttgctGGTTTTTTAAAGAGAAGACTTTGTCCAGCGGTGATCGCCGATATATTCTGCGCTAATCATCAATCACCTCTTCGCCTCTTATGAGGATGCCCGGGAGGTGACACATTTTCCTTTCCTGTATTCCAcgacaaaaaaaaaacctaCAAGGCCTGTATCCAACTACAGGAAGAACCTGGCGACACATAGGGCATAGAAGCAGATTTTATCAGACTCACCTGCGATCAAAATCCTCAAGTCAGAATGCCGCCCCGTCGAAGTACGGCCAAGTCGAAAGTTCAATCTGCGAcagcttcctctttctctcctgcCGAACTCATCACACCCTCTCTCAATGAGCAACTGTTGGAATACATTTCACAATGGGAAACAACGGGTACCGAGTCTCTTCACAAGCTTATAATATCACTCCTCAATACTATTAATTCGGCGCCTACAACACTTGGCGTTGTGCCTTTACTACACGTGCTTGTGACGCTTCTCAAATCCAACGTGGATGAAAGAGAGCTCACAGGTGTGTTCGAAGGTGTTTtggatgagcttgaagacGACAGAAGGGATATCTTCGGTGAAGCACTCGTGGATGCTGTAGAAgtgttggaagaggagcaagaggACGTGGGCGGAAACAAAAataaaggagagaaggagactgaagaagcagaagacAAGTCTCCCAAAGGACTTTCAATcctcaagcttcttcttgtaaGTGTAATCTTTGAGGATAACCATGATGATCTAACCAAACACCAGGAGTCAAatactcttccttcataTATCcccaatctcctcctgAACCCAGAACGTCTCATCCCTCTCAATCTTCACCCTATGCCCCGAAACCCTCGAGCTTTCCAAAGTGCTTTGGTCAAGAAAAATACcactctttttttcaagCAACGGAAATTCAATCTCTTGCGTGAATGTTCGGAAGGTTTCTCTGGACTGATCGTGCTCCTAACTTCAGAAGAcactcttccctctcatccagaggaagaggacgatgaagaaaggcGAAATAGGGCAGATAGGGTCTGGGGAAAGATCATGCGGCTGATAGGATACTTCAATCTCTCACCGCCAAGAGTACTGGATATCATCCTCGAAGTGTTCAGCTGCCACATCATACATCATTGGCCATTCTTCCTTGAGCTCTTGAGATGCTCACCATGGGGACCAAGTTCTAAtcaggaagatgatgatggtggaaTCTCAACAAAAAAGGgctggaaggaggaagaggtcgaAGGAATCGAGAATGCTTTGAAGCGGGACGGCGACAGGGTTCTGAGTCAAGTTTTGGGGTTCAAGTTTGGGTTCTTCCGTGTGAGTTAATTTATAGCCTCGCATTTACCTTGTTGCTATGCTAATTACTCACAGAAACCCGAGGCTGGTGACACACCTATCGGTCTCATTTACACTGCTGCTCTCCTTATCAAGCACGGTTTTGTCGGCTTAACGGATCTTTTGCCATGTGTAGGTTACGCTAGTCACTTGAAGTTTATTCTAACCCCATGCAGCTTTCCCCCGATGACAATGAGATGGAAACAATACGCAAGAAATGGGCGTCGTCTCTTTCATCACGGTCTGGCCCCGCTAATGCTCTGACCGATACCATTcttgatgacgatgaaccGCCCTCTGGCACCATTGGGTCTATCTCCGAACAAGCTCAAAACATCCCGACAAAGCCTCCTCCCGAGCAGAGGATACAGCTTACTCAAGCACTTCTCGCATTGGGCGACAAGGCTGCGTCGGAGTACATGTTGGCAAGGTGGCCATGGATTGCGCAGAAGAGTACCGGAGTGGCTGATTTGATCTTGGACATCGTGGAAGATGCACTAAAACCGGTTTACGAAGAAGTTGTGGCCaagcgagaagagaaagaagagtttgaCCTGCAGGCTGTCGCTCCCATCGTACAAGACTCAGAATCAATCGGGAAACAGACCGTCTTGACTCTTTTTGCCCCCGCACCCCCTGAAACGACGACCAAGAAGTTCAAGTTCTTCTATCCTCATCGTGAGGGCGTATCCGAAAGCTGGTCAACTGTGGACGAGATCCACGAGAAGGGCTTGAGGTGGCTGGGTTTGATTGGGggacttggaggaagaagagcgaggCTTATGGTCATGCTTAGCAGAATTGGAGCTGCGCAGTTTGAACGGCTCCGAGAGAACAAGCTGGAGCAAGGGTTAACAGCAGAGCATTCGCAGCCGACGGTGGAGGAGCTCAAGCCCTGGCTTGACATCATTCGtgtctcccttcttccttctctgtCTTGTTCTATGGCTTCAGGAACGTTCGATGTTGAACTCTGGTCCcttctcaaactcttccCCTATACTTCACGATATTCTCTCTATGGCGAATGGCGAGATAGCACTTGCAGTGCAAATGGCAGGAAACCTTGTCTAATAGCAGCTCACGCCGCAGCGATGACTACCAAAGAGGTTCAAAAGGCCCTTCGACGAGTTACGTCAACCAACACCTCTGCTACATCCGGTGCCACTCCTACCGAACGGCATAGTGCCCGAGCACTTGCCAAACAGAGTCACCATAACCCTGTGTTTGTCTGGACAACTGCAGTGACGCAAGTGAAAGCGTACCCAAACATCGGAGAGGCCATCGTAGATGCAGGAAGGTATATGGCTCAATTGTCATTCGACGTGGCCACGTTTGTCATGTTAGATACTTTGTCGGACGACAGGGCTTTAAGGCTGAATGAGATGGGTACCGGTGTGGCGCTCTGGTTGGAACGTATGTTCTTCGTAGTTGATACCTGAACGAAGCTAACGGAAGATCAGGATTATCCAAATTTGTTGGAGATTTCAACAGACGATACAGCAACATGGATCTTTACCCTGTTTTGCAATACATCATCAATCGACTCATGCGCGGCCACTCTGGTgacctcatcatccttgaaAAACTGATGTCTTCCATGTCAGGCATTGAGCCCGTCCCTAATGATGGTGTTTCTGAGGCCCAGCTTCAAGCGTACGCTGGTGGCCGGGAAATGATACGGGAGGCCTTCTCCGCCACTCGAATCAGCGTGACTGCCCCTCCAGAGCCTGGCGCTTCGGAGCAACCCACGCGAGCGCCTGTAGAGAAGGTGAAAaatgtgaagaagagtttgcCGAGACTGGTCAATGCATtgagggaaaaggggtTGGCAATGCCCATCTGGATAGCTTTGGCGCAGACGAGGCAGGCTGTAGTGGACAAGATGGTAAATGCTCCCATCAAGGCCATGAATCTTGTCCAAGACACTGTGAGTATTCAGCACCAGTTGTGTTTGTGGATTATACTAATGCAAATGACTTCCAGTGTCACAACGCATTCGTTCAATTCGGCGATTTCCTTGTTGAATACCTTACTTCTGACGAGCATATCGCTCTTATTCCCGATCTTCAGCAACTTATAGTTGATTTTGGCCTCGAGTATGGTATGGCCTTCCAGATCTTGCGACCACGTTTAAACGCGGAGATTGAACGTGCTCGTGTTGAGGAGAAAGCCGCCGTCCAAGCGCGGCTTGAAGCCgcgaagaaggcaatgtctgagaaggagaggaacgGATCACCTCAGAAAGTCGAGAGCCCGGCGCTTCCCGGATCACCCACGACCCCGTCTTTGCAGTTCACTCCAGGTGCGACTCCGGGACCAGGCGAAATTGAGGATGTCGTaatggaagagagtgaaAAGGGCGCACTCAGTATACCTGCACCAAAGACGCCGAGCAGTAAAAGCAAGATGTGGTGGCCCTCTGCTTTGACGCCTACCATGCAACAAACGCGAAAACTTTTGCCACGTGAGGCTAATGAGGTCATGAGTGCGCCTTTCTTTGTCATTTTCTGGCACCTTACGACCCCCGACATCGCTTTCTCCCCTCAATCATATGATAACGCCATAAAATCTATCAATCGACAtatctccaccatctcctcttggTGGGTTAACCCAAGAGATAAATCAAAGATGGCCGAGCAGCGGGATGAGTTAGCTAGACTGAAAGCGAGAGTGAAGGTTctgcaagaggagaaggaagcacACGGGTCGCTGGTCAATGGaccgatgaagaggaggatgaggctgGAGAGTGGCAAGTGGTTTGGCAAGGGTAAGTGTCGTGATCTTGTTTTGATACGCAATGTGTTAACAAAATCATAGCAATTGTGGAGAAGAATCTTCAAAGGCCGTTAGCCATTCAGCTCCATCAATATTGTTTCTACCCTCGAGCTATTCTTTCGCCCTGCGACGCTGTCTTCGTCGCCAAGTTCATTCGTATGGCTCATAACTTAGGTACTGTTGGCTTCTCGACATTGTTCGTTTACAACAACTTCTTCAATGATAACCTCGCCGCCTGTATCTTTTCCTGTACGGATAGTGAAGCTCGTAATCTTGGTCGATGCTTGGCTCTGATTCTTGCCGATTTGGACAAGTGGCATCAGAGCGAAAACGTGTATCTCAAAGAGGCGCTCGGTATCTCACCTAACCCCATTGAGGGCGGAGAACAAAAGAGGCTACCTGGTATGCTATTTAGGTCAAAGGCCGGTGATGACATGCGTGAAATGTCATGGCAAGAATTCAGAAACTTTTACGCCAAGTGTCATAACGTCCTCACTAGGGTAAGTCctaaaaaaagaacaacCTGCTTGGCCCACGCGTTAACGATATTTCAGGCCCTCATTTCATGTTGGAGTGAAGCGGAATTTATGCATAACAAGAATGCTATCATCGTCGCCTTGCAAGTAATCAAGTACTTCCCTCTCATGGAGACAAATGGCAAAGCAATCGAAGCCGCGGTAAAGAAATTGCAGGCCGGTGAGGTTGGAGAGATCCCTAATGACTTAAAGATGATGTGCACTTCGTGAGTAACCTCATTGCAAAAAGCAAATGAAGTCACTCATCCTATTGCAGATTCTTATCGGGTCTTAAGAAACGTCAAGATGCCAGACCATTCGTCGCCCCTGCAACATTCCACGTGAGCTACATCTTTATAAAGCTTGAGCCCTCAGAAGCTGATGATGCTTTCAGGGCGCCGCAGCTCGAGCCGCTATCGCAAGGGCACCAAGTGCCCCCAAGGTTGAATCTCCAGCTCCCAGCGGCAGCATATCAACTCCCTCTCGCTCCCAACCAGCTAACGGCACAAATGGTACAGCCTCGCCTTCTCCAGCCGGTACTCCCGGACCTATGACCACGGATCCCAGAACTTTGCGTCAAAAGGTTGAAGAAAGTCGAGCCAGAGCGGCGGCTTCGGCGGCCGCCAAGGAACAGGAAGCTGGTACTGCTCCGCAATCCCCTCTTGTACACCCCATACCCACTCGACCCGGTCTCCCCTCTCGTCTTGCTAGCTCCGCTAACTCGGTCCCTGTGACTCCAACCGGCCCCTCGGCTATTACCCGAACTTCGACGCCTAATGCAACCTCTGTGAACTCCCGTGCTCACACACCTGTGTCTTCCATGGGTCCACCTCCCGATATGTCTGTGGATGAAGCCCGTGCTGCTGCTCGTGCTCGCAGACTCGGAGGTATTCACCGtccccctccacctccgccATCTGCTGCCGGGCAAACTACAGAGAGTGCAGTATCTACTGCCTTCACGAACTTGGATGCGGAAAgacaggaagaaaaagcggaagagaaagagaaagagccCGGTACTCCACCTACTCCCCTTGTGGAGTCTACTCGTGGCAGGTCTCCACCAGCCTCTGTTAAAACATCGCCTACAACTACTGTGAGGACTCACAGAGACGGCAGCGTCGAAAGCCGAGCGAGTGAGAGATCGAAGAGGCGCGAGCAAGGCAGAGATAAATACCGTCGTGACAAAGATCACAGGGATAGGGAcaaggagagagaacgggagaaagagaaggatagaATGGATCGATCTGCTGCAGAAGATGACAAGAGGCGTCAGGAAGATAACGTTCCAGCGTCCACTCAAAGCGATTCAGGGCGCGAATCGAGGAGGTCCAGGCGTGATGGAGAGCGAGAGCGAGAcagggaggagaagaagaatcgAGAGCGTGAGAGGGAGGAtagaaaggaaagggacaGGGAAAGGTCTTACAGAGGTGAAGACAGTGATCGCAAGCGtaagagagatgaggagtCTTCTTCGAGGAAACTCGAGCCAGACGCGTCAAGTGGCAGTAGGAAGGAGCGCGAGCGAGAGCGAAGGAGGTATGACGAAAGGGACAGAGAAAGGGAGCGCGATTTCAGGGACCGGGAGAGGGACCGAGAAAGGGATAGAAACGAGCGAGACAGGGATGGTCATCGTGACAGACGCGAACGTGAGCGAGATGGTCGACGACGAGACCGAGACAGCCGCGACGTCCGAGAGAACCGTGAACGACGTCGCACACCTCTTGCTGAAGACGGTCCCGAGCTTGCATCCGCCGCCTCTAAAGACAATACCGATACTGCATCTAACGTTTCCGGCCCTGGAGCTGCCAGAACACCGCATGCCCTCCCGGCAAGGCCTGGCAACTCTGAGCAGGTTCCCAGACTACCTCCGAATGCTGCTCCAGTATCCCAGAACCCCCAAGAACCTCTCAGTTTGGCTGCCAGATTGGGCGGCATGGCACGACCGGCTTCTCCTCATGTAAGGGCCAATGAGCCTATTCATAGATCTACAAGAGACGACCTCGGGAGGGATAATGACTGGAATAATGCGCCgaggagagatgaagcTACAGAGGAGGAATCGAGGAAAGAGCCTGCTGATCGAAAAAGAGCTTTGGAAGGTAAGTTGGGTATCATTACCATTGTTAAGATAAGAACGCTAATCTTGCATAAACAGCCGAGGCTGGCCCCGAGGCTCGAGAGGAGTCACCTGGAGCGTCCAAACGTGTTAAGATCGATCGTAACAAGGCCCGTGGACGAAGGCAAGAGGGCGGTGGTGCGAAAATGTTCCAGCAAGCCATGGGGAGTACAAAGGACAAATAGGCGGGGAACGAAAGAATCTAGTGTTAAGACATCCGTCTTTAAAGTGATTTCTTGCATA is a window from the Cryptococcus neoformans var. neoformans JEC21 chromosome 2 sequence genome containing:
- a CDS encoding nucleic acid binding protein, putative yields the protein MPPRRSTAKSKVQSATASSFSPAELITPSLNEQLLEYISQWETTGTESLHKLIISLLNTINSAPTTLGVVPLLHVLVTLLKSNVDERELTGVFEGVLDELEDDRRDIFGEALVDAVEVLEEEQEDVGGNKNKGEKETEEAEDKSPKGLSILKLLLESNTLPSYIPNLLLNPERLIPLNLHPMPRNPRAFQSALVKKNTTLFFKQRKFNLLRECSEGFSGLIVLLTSEDTLPSHPEEEDDEERRNRADRVWGKIMRLIGYFNLSPPRVLDIILEVFSCHIIHHWPFFLELLRCSPWGPSSNQEDDDGGISTKKGWKEEEVEGIENALKRDGDRVLSQVLGFKFGFFRKPEAGDTPIGLIYTAALLIKHGFVGLTDLLPCLSPDDNEMETIRKKWASSLSSRSGPANALTDTILDDDEPPSGTIGSISEQAQNIPTKPPPEQRIQLTQALLALGDKAASEYMLARWPWIAQKSTGVADLILDIVEDALKPVYEEVVAKREEKEEFDLQAVAPIVQDSESIGKQTVLTLFAPAPPETTTKKFKFFYPHREGVSESWSTVDEIHEKGLRWLGLIGGLGGRRARLMVMLSRIGAAQFERLRENKLEQGLTAEHSQPTVEELKPWLDIIRVSLLPSLSCSMASGTFDVELWSLLKLFPYTSRYSLYGEWRDSTCSANGRKPCLIAAHAAAMTTKEVQKALRRVTSTNTSATSGATPTERHSARALAKQSHHNPVFVWTTAVTQVKAYPNIGEAIVDAGRYMAQLSFDVATFVMLDTLSDDRALRLNEMGTGVALWLERLSKFVGDFNRRYSNMDLYPVLQYIINRLMRGHSGDLIILEKLMSSMSGIEPVPNDGVSEAQLQAYAGGREMIREAFSATRISVTAPPEPGASEQPTRAPVEKVKNVKKSLPRLVNALREKGLAMPIWIALAQTRQAVVDKMVNAPIKAMNLVQDTCHNAFVQFGDFLVEYLTSDEHIALIPDLQQLIVDFGLEYGMAFQILRPRLNAEIERARVEEKAAVQARLEAAKKAMSEKERNGSPQKVESPALPGSPTTPSLQFTPGATPGPGEIEDVVMEESEKGALSIPAPKTPSSKSKMWWPSALTPTMQQTRKLLPREANEVMSAPFFVIFWHLTTPDIAFSPQSYDNAIKSINRHISTISSWWVNPRDKSKMAEQRDELARLKARVKVLQEEKEAHGSLVNGPMKRRMRLESGKWFGKAIVEKNLQRPLAIQLHQYCFYPRAILSPCDAVFVAKFIRMAHNLGTVGFSTLFVYNNFFNDNLAACIFSCTDSEARNLGRCLALILADLDKWHQSENVYLKEALGISPNPIEGGEQKRLPGMLFRSKAGDDMREMSWQEFRNFYAKCHNVLTRALISCWSEAEFMHNKNAIIVALQVIKYFPLMETNGKAIEAAVKKLQAGEVGEIPNDLKMMCTSFLSGLKKRQDARPFVAPATFHGAAARAAIARAPSAPKVESPAPSGSISTPSRSQPANGTNGTASPSPAGTPGPMTTDPRTLRQKVEESRARAAASAAAKEQEAGTAPQSPLVHPIPTRPGLPSRLASSANSVPVTPTGPSAITRTSTPNATSVNSRAHTPVSSMGPPPDMSVDEARAAARARRLGGIHRPPPPPPSAAGQTTESAVSTAFTNLDAERQEEKAEEKEKEPGTPPTPLVESTRGRSPPASVKTSPTTTVRTHRDGSVESRASERSKRREQGRDKYRRDKDHRDRDKEREREKEKDRMDRSAAEDDKRRQEDNVPASTQSDSGRESRRSRRDGERERDREEKKNREREREDRKERDRERSYRGEDSDRKRKRDEESSSRKLEPDASSGSRKERERERRRYDERDRERERDFRDRERDRERDRNERDRDGHRDRRERERDGRRRDRDSRDVRENRERRRTPLAEDGPELASAASKDNTDTASNVSGPGAARTPHALPARPGNSEQVPRLPPNAAPVSQNPQEPLSLAARLGGMARPASPHVRANEPIHRSTRDDLGRDNDWNNAPRRDEATEEESRKEPADRKRALEAEAGPEAREESPGASKRVKIDRNKARGRRQEGGGAKMFQQAMGSTKDK